In one window of Candidatus Binatia bacterium DNA:
- a CDS encoding glycosyltransferase: MAEPLLSIIIATRNRAQSLARTLRTLEVALDNVAGGVEVLIVDNGSSDATPSVLAQWRPIGAVETKVLRTEQPGKARALNAAWPQARAHTLAFTDDDVEVPPLWLRIAAEFSAGMLQYAAATGPVRLPPEQRRREIMELVNFYRTIPLFDRGPQLQPSKHLYGCNMLVRKSALAAVGGFDARLGPGASGLHEDGDLAHRLRQAGYALAYLPQLEMFHIVEPERLCWEYFCRLHRADAQSRFVRDGNLGLGYALRHWFGAAAVWALWSLLGNRNRRMRARGRLLSHTEYLRLCWLARTSPPSGGSTSNGHACAS; encoded by the coding sequence ATGGCTGAGCCTCTGTTGAGCATCATCATCGCCACTCGGAACCGCGCTCAGTCGCTAGCGCGCACCCTGCGTACGCTCGAAGTCGCCCTCGACAACGTGGCCGGTGGGGTCGAAGTCCTCATCGTCGACAATGGCTCCAGCGATGCCACTCCGTCCGTGCTCGCACAGTGGCGGCCCATAGGCGCGGTGGAGACAAAGGTTCTGCGCACCGAACAACCAGGCAAAGCGCGCGCTCTCAACGCTGCTTGGCCACAGGCCCGTGCGCACACCTTAGCGTTTACGGACGACGACGTGGAAGTGCCCCCGCTTTGGCTCCGCATCGCGGCAGAATTCAGTGCGGGGATGCTGCAATACGCTGCAGCCACGGGCCCCGTGCGCCTTCCACCTGAACAGCGCCGTCGGGAAATCATGGAACTGGTCAACTTTTATCGGACCATCCCCCTCTTTGACCGTGGTCCGCAGCTACAGCCCTCCAAGCACCTCTACGGCTGCAACATGTTAGTGCGCAAATCCGCCCTTGCTGCCGTTGGAGGGTTCGATGCTCGGCTCGGACCGGGAGCGAGCGGCCTGCACGAGGACGGCGACTTAGCCCACCGGCTCCGTCAAGCAGGATATGCGCTTGCGTATCTGCCGCAATTGGAAATGTTCCACATCGTCGAACCTGAGCGTTTGTGCTGGGAGTACTTTTGCCGCTTGCATCGAGCGGATGCGCAGAGCCGCTTCGTCCGCGATGGCAACCTTGGCCTCGGCTATGCGCTGCGGCACTGGTTCGGCGCGGCTGCAGTGTGGGCGCTGTGGAGCTTGCTCGGCAACCGCAACCGTCGCATGCGCGCTCGCGGGCGGCTCCTCTCCCACACGGAATACCTGCGCCTTTGCTGGTTGGCCCGAACGAGCCCACCGTCCGGCGGCAGCACCTCCAATGGGCATGCCTGCGCCTCCTGA
- a CDS encoding glycosyltransferase — protein sequence MKTAHGLMNIANLHVVHVSPWRLPVRGYGGSQRVLTWLVRAQCELGARVTVFAPEGTVLPGVRVVEISGRTNTRAFFERVFEQLPDDASVLHLQQFPPVHSFPLPWVVTVHGNSPGELAPHPQKIFISRSHAERADSQAYVYNGLDPTEYLYRERKDDYFLFLAKVSRRSKGIDLALQLARHLGFRLVVAGGTRWDLRKTGGWWTSWGCRVEFLGEVDGPAKAELLANARALLFPIRWEEPFGLAVIEALVSGTPVITAPLGAMPEIVTPNVGFLCGSFDEFCRAIARVEELAPHACRQRVLDHFTHRHMAEGYARHYAAAIAKANPTLAEPRGDMALNATAPALSHSRHG from the coding sequence ATGAAGACGGCCCACGGCCTCATGAATATTGCGAACCTCCACGTTGTGCACGTGAGCCCGTGGCGCTTGCCGGTACGGGGGTACGGCGGGTCGCAGCGCGTCCTCACCTGGCTTGTGCGGGCTCAGTGCGAATTGGGCGCGCGGGTCACCGTATTCGCCCCGGAGGGGACGGTTCTTCCTGGCGTGCGGGTAGTGGAAATCTCGGGGCGAACGAATACAAGAGCCTTTTTCGAACGCGTGTTCGAACAGCTTCCGGACGACGCCAGTGTGCTTCACCTGCAGCAATTCCCACCCGTTCACAGTTTTCCTTTGCCTTGGGTGGTCACCGTGCACGGAAACTCCCCCGGCGAGTTGGCGCCGCACCCGCAAAAGATTTTCATTAGCCGCAGCCATGCGGAGCGCGCCGATAGTCAGGCGTACGTCTACAACGGCCTCGATCCTACCGAGTACCTCTACCGAGAGCGCAAAGACGATTACTTCCTCTTTCTCGCCAAGGTAAGCCGGCGCAGCAAAGGGATCGATCTTGCCCTGCAGCTCGCAAGGCACCTTGGGTTTCGGTTGGTGGTGGCGGGAGGAACACGCTGGGATTTGCGCAAAACCGGTGGTTGGTGGACAAGCTGGGGGTGCCGCGTAGAGTTTTTGGGCGAAGTCGACGGCCCCGCCAAAGCAGAGCTCCTTGCCAACGCACGCGCACTCCTCTTTCCGATTCGCTGGGAGGAGCCGTTCGGACTCGCGGTCATCGAGGCCTTAGTGAGCGGGACACCCGTCATCACCGCGCCACTGGGAGCCATGCCGGAAATCGTTACCCCGAACGTAGGCTTTCTCTGCGGCTCGTTTGACGAATTCTGCCGTGCCATCGCTCGGGTGGAAGAGCTCGCCCCGCATGCGTGCCGGCAGCGCGTTCTCGATCACTTCACCCACCGCCACATGGCAGAAGGCTACGCGCGCCACTACGCCGCTGCAATCGCAAAGGCCAACCCGACACTCGCGGAGCCCCGTGGCGACATGGCGCTGAACGCCACCGCCCCAGCTCTTTCGCACAGTCGTCATGGCTGA
- the rpsO gene encoding 30S ribosomal protein S15: MGLAPEQVKELIGTYRRHDKDTGSPEVQVALLTARIESLTQHLQTHKKDHHSRRGLLMLVGQRRRLLEYLRREDFDRYKSLIERLGLRK, from the coding sequence ATGGGACTGGCTCCCGAACAGGTGAAGGAGCTGATCGGAACGTACCGGCGCCACGACAAGGACACGGGGTCTCCCGAGGTCCAGGTGGCTTTACTCACGGCTCGGATCGAGTCGCTCACGCAGCACTTACAAACCCATAAGAAGGACCACCATTCGCGGCGTGGCTTGCTCATGCTGGTTGGCCAACGCCGGCGACTGTTGGAGTACTTACGGCGTGAGGACTTTGACCGTTACAAAAGCCTGATCGAGCGGTTGGGGCTCCGAAAGTAG
- the pnp gene encoding polyribonucleotide nucleotidyltransferase → MSYKKLETVYHGRPLWMESGRMAKQADGAVVIGYGESMVLVTVVAEKKTREGVDFFPLTCDYQERTFAAGKIPGGFFKREGRPTEKETLTSRLIDRPIRPLFPEGFRSETQIIATVLSHDKENDPDVLAVTAASAALQISDVPFLGPIGCVRIGRIDGAFVVNPTVSDLERSELNLIVAAGREGIVMVEGGAKELPEDVILDALFLAQREIQTLLDLQDELQRAVGKPKRSVVAPQVDQELFSLFEQEAAPRMRAAFQIPTKQERAQAVKQAEEESILKLAERFPDRIAELKAFSEEVKSRVMRSAIVKEGRRVDGRGLEDIRPITCEVGLLPRAHGSALFTRGETQALVTTTLGTSSDEQKIDALIGEQFKKFMLHYNFPPFSVGEVRFLRSPGRREIGHGALAERAIQAVLPPEESFPYTIRVVSEILESNGSSSMATVCGATLALMDAGVPISAPVAGIAMGLIIEGEEVRILSDILGDEDHLGDMDFKVAGTARGITALQMDIKVGKVTREIMQAALYQAQRGRLKILEQMKQTIEVPRPEVSQHAPRIVTLKIKPEKIREVIGPGGKVIRGIIEETGVKIDVEDDGTVIIASSDAKAMNRAIEIIQGITAEPEVGRIYKGIVRRIVDFGAFVEILPGVDGLLHISQIGPGRVAKVSDVLKEGDEILVKVLEIDKSGKIRLSRREAMQQGEAAKESRPSSKTKSGSGDAS, encoded by the coding sequence ATGTCGTATAAGAAACTGGAAACCGTGTATCACGGCCGCCCGCTGTGGATGGAAAGCGGGCGAATGGCCAAGCAGGCCGACGGCGCCGTGGTGATTGGCTACGGCGAGTCGATGGTGTTGGTCACCGTGGTGGCGGAGAAGAAGACGCGCGAGGGCGTGGACTTCTTTCCCCTCACTTGTGACTACCAGGAACGCACGTTTGCTGCGGGGAAGATACCCGGCGGCTTTTTCAAGCGTGAGGGACGGCCCACGGAGAAAGAAACGCTGACGTCGCGGCTGATCGACCGGCCGATTCGCCCGTTGTTTCCCGAAGGCTTCCGTTCGGAAACCCAGATCATCGCCACAGTGCTCTCGCACGATAAGGAAAATGACCCCGACGTGCTGGCGGTGACCGCGGCGTCGGCTGCGTTACAGATTTCAGATGTGCCGTTCCTCGGTCCGATCGGCTGTGTGCGCATTGGCCGGATCGACGGTGCGTTCGTGGTGAATCCCACCGTCAGCGACCTCGAACGGAGCGAGCTGAATCTCATCGTTGCTGCAGGACGGGAAGGCATCGTGATGGTCGAGGGCGGTGCGAAGGAGCTGCCGGAAGACGTTATTCTCGACGCGCTGTTTCTGGCTCAACGAGAAATCCAAACGTTGCTCGATCTGCAAGACGAGCTTCAGCGGGCTGTCGGGAAGCCAAAGCGCTCGGTGGTCGCACCACAAGTAGACCAGGAGCTTTTTTCTCTCTTCGAACAAGAGGCCGCTCCGCGCATGCGAGCGGCCTTTCAAATTCCAACCAAACAAGAGCGAGCTCAAGCGGTCAAGCAGGCAGAAGAGGAAAGTATTCTCAAGTTGGCAGAGCGCTTTCCGGATCGCATTGCCGAGCTGAAAGCATTCAGTGAGGAAGTGAAGTCGCGGGTGATGCGCTCGGCCATTGTCAAAGAGGGCCGGCGCGTGGATGGTCGCGGCCTCGAAGACATACGTCCGATCACTTGCGAGGTTGGCCTGCTGCCTCGCGCCCATGGGTCGGCTCTGTTCACGCGGGGCGAAACCCAGGCGCTCGTGACCACAACCCTCGGAACCTCATCGGACGAGCAAAAGATCGATGCCCTGATTGGGGAGCAGTTCAAAAAGTTCATGCTCCATTACAATTTCCCTCCATTTAGCGTCGGAGAGGTGCGGTTCCTGCGTAGTCCGGGCCGGCGGGAGATTGGCCACGGTGCGTTGGCAGAGCGCGCGATTCAAGCGGTCCTGCCGCCGGAAGAGAGTTTCCCGTACACGATCCGTGTGGTGTCGGAAATCTTGGAGTCGAATGGCTCATCCTCCATGGCGACGGTGTGCGGCGCGACGTTAGCGCTCATGGATGCCGGCGTGCCCATTTCCGCGCCGGTTGCCGGGATCGCCATGGGTCTCATTATCGAAGGGGAGGAGGTCCGCATTCTCTCCGACATTCTCGGAGACGAGGATCATCTCGGCGATATGGACTTCAAAGTGGCGGGCACGGCGCGGGGGATCACTGCACTGCAAATGGACATCAAGGTGGGTAAAGTCACCCGCGAGATCATGCAGGCGGCGCTGTATCAAGCGCAGCGCGGCCGGCTGAAGATCCTCGAACAGATGAAGCAAACGATCGAGGTGCCGCGGCCGGAGGTGTCGCAGCATGCACCGCGGATCGTGACCTTGAAGATCAAGCCTGAGAAGATTCGTGAGGTGATCGGTCCGGGCGGCAAGGTCATTCGCGGGATTATCGAAGAGACCGGTGTGAAGATCGACGTGGAAGACGATGGCACCGTGATCATCGCGTCGAGCGATGCCAAGGCGATGAACCGGGCCATCGAAATTATTCAAGGAATTACCGCCGAGCCGGAGGTCGGCCGGATTTACAAGGGGATCGTGCGCAGGATCGTGGATTTTGGGGCATTCGTGGAAATCCTGCCGGGAGTGGATGGGCTCCTGCACATTTCCCAGATTGGGCCGGGCCGCGTCGCCAAAGTGTCGGACGTGCTCAAAGAGGGCGACGAAATCTTGGTGAAGGTGCTGGAGATCGATAAGTCTGGCAAGATTCGCCTGAGCCGCCGCGAGGCGATGCAGCAAGGCGAAGCGGCGAAGGAGAGCCGGCCGAGTAGCAAGACAAAGTCGGGCAGCGGCGACGCCTCGTGA
- a CDS encoding insulinase family protein: MGRDNEPRVRRSQLDNGIRVVTEEMSGIPSVTIGLWVENGSRHERPEQAGISHFLEHLFFKGTERRSAAQIAEEADSVGAVLNAFTGKEHTCYYAKVLREHLPLVQDLLSDIFLRSVFAPEEIERERSVVLQEILQVEDTPDDYVHDLFALRYWPGHPLSFPVCGTVETVSRFRQEDFREFVDARYRPNSIVVAAAGDVNHEEIVGWVACDFDQLRGEATSTNGAPPKPSCGVHYVEKPLEQVHLCLGTPGISQTARERYAGYLLNTALGGGMSSRLFQEIRERRGRAYSVYSFLSSYSDAGYLGIYVGTSPEWVAEVVDIIVSELEKLQREGLTPEELRRVKNQLKGNLLLGLETSDNRMTRIAKNELYFGRHVPASELVAAIDSTTNDEIVSLAQRLFDPSAMAVALLGDMRGHPLPVLAGCS, from the coding sequence ATGGGGCGTGATAACGAGCCGCGGGTCCGCCGCTCGCAGTTGGACAATGGAATTCGCGTCGTCACCGAGGAAATGTCCGGCATTCCGTCGGTGACGATCGGGCTGTGGGTGGAAAACGGATCCCGGCACGAACGCCCGGAACAAGCTGGCATCTCTCATTTCCTCGAACACCTGTTCTTTAAAGGAACGGAGCGCCGCTCGGCTGCGCAAATTGCCGAGGAGGCCGATTCTGTCGGAGCAGTGCTGAATGCCTTCACGGGTAAAGAGCACACTTGCTACTACGCAAAGGTCCTGCGCGAACATTTACCCCTCGTGCAAGATTTGCTGAGCGACATTTTTCTTCGCTCCGTGTTTGCGCCAGAGGAGATCGAACGGGAACGCTCCGTTGTGCTGCAGGAAATCTTGCAAGTGGAGGACACGCCCGACGATTACGTTCATGACTTGTTCGCGTTGCGCTACTGGCCAGGACATCCATTGAGTTTCCCGGTTTGCGGCACGGTGGAAACGGTTAGCCGTTTCCGTCAAGAGGATTTCAGGGAATTCGTCGACGCCCGGTATCGTCCGAACTCTATCGTTGTCGCCGCGGCTGGCGACGTAAATCATGAGGAAATCGTCGGATGGGTTGCGTGCGATTTCGACCAACTGCGGGGAGAGGCTACCAGCACAAACGGCGCGCCGCCCAAGCCCTCGTGCGGCGTTCATTACGTGGAAAAGCCGTTGGAACAGGTGCATCTGTGCCTCGGCACCCCTGGCATCTCGCAAACCGCGCGTGAGCGCTACGCCGGGTACTTGCTGAACACGGCTTTAGGGGGAGGAATGAGCTCGCGCTTGTTCCAAGAAATCCGCGAACGTCGTGGCCGCGCTTATTCGGTGTACTCGTTCCTGTCGTCTTACAGCGACGCCGGTTACTTGGGGATTTACGTCGGCACAAGCCCTGAGTGGGTCGCGGAAGTGGTGGACATCATCGTGAGCGAGCTGGAGAAATTGCAGCGCGAGGGGCTGACGCCGGAGGAGCTACGGCGGGTCAAAAATCAGTTAAAGGGCAACTTGTTACTGGGTCTGGAGACGAGCGATAACCGGATGACCCGTATCGCGAAAAACGAGCTTTACTTTGGCCGCCACGTGCCGGCGAGCGAACTCGTAGCTGCAATCGACTCGACGACGAATGACGAGATTGTGTCCTTAGCGCAACGGTTGTTTGATCCATCGGCGATGGCCGTGGCCTTGTTGGGCGACATGCGCGGCCATCCCTTGCCAGTACTGGCAGGGTGCTCCTAA
- a CDS encoding alpha/beta fold hydrolase: MWHRYSLAVVAGVLLGLLGGCGGDGETSAYVVRREFVAVDPTRRTPPNGSFPGAAERTIRFLVWQDESEAARSTVRPLLVLAHGFGGLPEKFEAFARAIAGEGIVVAAPAFPLTNQNAPGGHETGLRDLVHQPADVSFVLQALLAADADPASPLYTAFSARQIAVLGHSLGAVTLLGLTRKQCCFDERIRAAIFVAAPSALDAAFGADRVEPLAAPNLFIHGTADNVVPIAVGRGLYATARPPRAFIGVLGAGHSDLLESQIEPPIAARRVMQEAVVAFLRAVFAGGEEDWMVTLARLRSEGHDVDFVGLAGAQAAGEDVGEKR, encoded by the coding sequence ATGTGGCACCGGTATTCGCTTGCCGTGGTCGCAGGAGTCTTGCTTGGGCTGCTGGGCGGCTGCGGCGGTGACGGGGAAACTTCTGCGTATGTGGTGCGCCGCGAATTTGTAGCAGTCGACCCCACGCGCCGCACTCCTCCGAATGGCAGCTTTCCAGGCGCTGCGGAGCGCACGATTCGCTTTCTTGTCTGGCAGGACGAATCGGAAGCAGCTCGAAGCACGGTGCGCCCGCTGTTAGTGCTCGCGCACGGTTTTGGTGGCCTGCCGGAAAAGTTCGAAGCGTTTGCGCGCGCGATCGCTGGGGAAGGAATCGTGGTTGCTGCCCCGGCGTTTCCTCTGACAAACCAAAACGCGCCTGGCGGACATGAAACCGGACTGCGGGACCTGGTCCATCAGCCCGCCGACGTGAGCTTCGTACTCCAGGCGTTGCTTGCCGCTGATGCGGATCCGGCAAGTCCGCTGTACACTGCGTTTTCCGCGCGGCAAATTGCCGTGCTGGGCCACTCGCTGGGAGCCGTGACCTTGCTTGGGCTGACGCGGAAACAGTGTTGCTTCGATGAGCGAATCCGCGCTGCCATATTCGTTGCCGCTCCAAGTGCGCTCGACGCTGCTTTTGGTGCGGATCGGGTGGAACCACTGGCGGCGCCGAACTTATTCATCCACGGCACAGCCGATAATGTTGTGCCGATTGCGGTGGGGCGCGGTCTTTACGCCACTGCCCGGCCGCCGCGTGCATTCATTGGTGTACTCGGGGCGGGCCACAGTGACTTGTTGGAAAGCCAGATCGAGCCGCCGATTGCAGCACGGCGCGTTATGCAGGAAGCGGTGGTTGCGTTCTTGCGAGCGGTATTCGCTGGCGGCGAGGAGGACTGGATGGTGACTTTGGCAAGGTTGCGTTCCGAAGGACATGACGTGGACTTCGTGGGGCTAGCCGGCGCACAAGCCGCTGGTGAAGATGTCGGAGAAAAGCGGTGA
- a CDS encoding FecR family protein, with the protein MSRPGVGTFITLVFFCCGVAHASMSEVGTIAAVSGEVHIDRSGQQIPAAIGNPVAVGDILVTGTDGKLRVVFQDDSVLILAENSRVTVDENVFDAGAGEARSLFGLLRGKVNAAVSEYYRRRGNAYEIRTETAVAGVRGTEFAVRFDPAAQLTEVIGIEGSVQVHSLRDPQAPGVLVTAHEVTLVEEDRPPTRPRRLDEPLLRERIEGFDFISRGRPEGLVQTASLASGAAVARLSSEKVVTAGVAPGAEPSKPVNPGTEGDATGKLGQPPAAIRLTGQLGLNLGE; encoded by the coding sequence ATGAGTCGACCGGGAGTGGGCACGTTCATAACGCTTGTGTTCTTCTGCTGTGGCGTGGCGCACGCTAGCATGAGCGAGGTGGGGACGATTGCGGCGGTCAGCGGCGAGGTGCACATCGATCGAAGCGGGCAGCAAATTCCTGCGGCGATTGGTAACCCGGTGGCCGTCGGCGACATCCTGGTCACGGGCACGGACGGGAAACTTCGCGTCGTGTTTCAGGATGACAGCGTGCTGATTCTGGCCGAGAACTCCCGCGTGACGGTGGATGAAAACGTGTTCGACGCTGGGGCCGGTGAGGCACGTTCTTTGTTCGGTTTGCTGCGCGGTAAGGTGAACGCCGCAGTTAGCGAATACTACCGCCGCCGGGGCAACGCATACGAAATTCGTACTGAAACGGCAGTTGCCGGCGTGCGCGGCACAGAATTCGCCGTGCGCTTTGACCCGGCTGCGCAACTTACCGAAGTGATCGGCATCGAGGGCAGTGTGCAAGTGCACAGTTTGCGCGATCCGCAAGCGCCTGGGGTGTTGGTCACTGCACATGAGGTGACCCTGGTCGAAGAAGATCGACCGCCCACGCGCCCGCGACGGCTCGACGAACCCTTGCTGCGCGAGCGCATCGAAGGCTTCGACTTTATCAGCCGCGGTCGCCCCGAGGGGCTGGTGCAAACCGCTTCGCTGGCTTCGGGTGCGGCAGTCGCACGTTTGTCCAGCGAGAAAGTGGTGACCGCCGGAGTGGCGCCCGGAGCAGAACCCTCAAAGCCCGTAAACCCGGGCACCGAGGGCGATGCCACCGGCAAGCTTGGGCAACCACCGGCTGCCATTCGCCTGACGGGCCAGCTCGGGTTGAACCTGGGCGAGTAG
- a CDS encoding tetratricopeptide repeat protein, producing MKKLSGWVAVVLAAIAALVSPSGGSERSKRLYNKGLVEFHAGQLQEALKSFGDAVEADPLDALAWYYRGVALSRTGDRAAAIQALRKAWELNPKLFDAALDLGIALAEAGEFSKAIQPLEYARNAAELEAQALLYLGIALFRLDRAHEARSYFWAALEKDPELEAVARYHLGVLDYQQGFWQRAKREFERVRELKPGTPVAEQSQQFLARIAEIERERWTLFGSLGLQYDSNVILAPSSDFGASFAKSDVGVTRQADGRATFQFGGSYQIARTPTAQLAAGYEFYQSLHFELRPFDLQDHRAQVAYTDRRKWGEWGALGRYDYYLLDTDDFLREGSLLPFARIDEGNLGWTELSFQLRRRDFLKPEFHIRDSINYVPGAAQVFFLQSNRQRYLTVSYFFEVEDTAPGRASRAFAYTANQIGAGLAWALPWSVETQFDYAFRHKVYEREPSNNRKDQEHRIILLARRALTGHISVTAAYFGQLNFTNSTQLIGLREEKLFEYERHIGSITIEARY from the coding sequence GTGAAGAAACTGTCTGGTTGGGTGGCGGTGGTGTTGGCAGCGATTGCTGCCCTGGTTTCTCCGAGCGGCGGAAGCGAACGCTCCAAACGCCTGTACAATAAGGGCTTGGTGGAATTTCACGCAGGCCAATTGCAAGAAGCACTCAAGTCGTTCGGCGATGCCGTGGAAGCCGATCCGCTCGATGCCCTCGCGTGGTACTACCGAGGCGTGGCGCTGAGTCGCACCGGTGACCGTGCGGCGGCGATCCAGGCCCTGCGCAAAGCGTGGGAGTTGAATCCGAAGCTCTTCGATGCCGCACTGGACCTAGGGATCGCGTTGGCAGAAGCCGGAGAGTTCAGCAAGGCCATCCAACCGCTCGAGTACGCGCGCAACGCTGCGGAGCTCGAAGCTCAAGCGCTGTTGTACCTTGGCATCGCCCTCTTCCGCCTCGATCGCGCTCACGAGGCCCGCTCTTACTTCTGGGCTGCACTGGAGAAGGATCCCGAACTCGAAGCCGTTGCCCGCTATCACCTCGGGGTACTGGATTACCAGCAGGGATTTTGGCAGCGGGCGAAACGAGAGTTCGAGCGGGTCCGCGAACTCAAACCTGGCACTCCGGTCGCCGAGCAATCGCAGCAGTTCCTCGCGCGCATCGCCGAGATCGAGCGGGAGCGGTGGACGTTGTTCGGCAGCCTCGGCCTGCAGTACGACAGCAACGTCATTCTCGCACCCTCCAGCGATTTCGGCGCAAGTTTCGCCAAGAGCGACGTAGGAGTTACCCGTCAGGCCGACGGGCGTGCCACCTTCCAGTTTGGCGGCTCCTACCAAATCGCGCGGACGCCCACCGCACAGTTGGCCGCAGGCTATGAATTTTACCAAAGCCTGCACTTTGAACTGCGGCCGTTCGACCTCCAAGACCACCGCGCGCAAGTGGCCTATACGGACCGCCGCAAATGGGGAGAGTGGGGTGCCCTCGGCCGGTACGACTATTACTTGCTCGACACCGACGACTTCTTACGCGAAGGTAGTCTCCTGCCCTTTGCACGGATCGACGAAGGGAATCTCGGTTGGACCGAGCTTTCCTTCCAACTGCGCCGGCGAGACTTCTTAAAACCAGAGTTCCACATTCGTGACTCGATCAATTACGTCCCCGGTGCCGCACAAGTCTTCTTCCTACAAAGCAACCGGCAGCGGTACCTGACCGTTTCTTATTTCTTCGAAGTGGAGGACACCGCTCCTGGTCGCGCCTCACGCGCCTTCGCGTATACGGCAAACCAGATTGGCGCTGGCTTGGCCTGGGCTTTGCCGTGGTCTGTCGAAACCCAATTCGACTACGCCTTTCGCCACAAGGTGTACGAGCGCGAGCCGAGCAACAACCGGAAAGACCAAGAGCACCGCATAATTTTGCTTGCTCGCCGGGCCCTCACCGGTCATATTAGTGTCACTGCCGCTTACTTCGGCCAACTGAACTTCACGAACTCTACGCAGCTCATCGGTTTGCGCGAGGAAAAATTGTTCGAGTACGAGCGGCACATTGGATCGATCACAATCGAAGCGAGGTACTAA